From the Kazachstania africana CBS 2517 chromosome 12, complete genome genome, the window CAGATTTTCACGGCAGAGAAGAGGAAGTTcccaaaatgaaaaataaaataaaattttaaacAAAAACTGGTGACATGTGTGGGTTAAAGACGGGGTGAATGGGCgtattaaataaaaaacaGTCAATCCGACTAGGAAAACAAAGAGACGGGCGGATCAATGCCAGTCGCCTTTATTAACGGTAACAATTGTACATTAATCGATATAAATAATTGGTATATACAATCCTATACATATATGGCGGGGCCGAGAGCTATGATGAATGTTTATTTTGTGATGGCAGCTacaagaatatatatatctttgtctttttctctttaaGTTCtatgaaataaaatatgcATGGAAAAGGAAGAGACGgacttttttctctttacCTGgggaatattattatcattttctttgttctaATTCTATTTTTGCATGTCATTGATCTTAGATTCTAAATTAtccaatttctttttatgCTCTTTAAGCTGCTGCCTCAAATTACGTAGCTGCTCTCTTTCATGTTGTTTGATGAAATAATCTTCGTTCATCTTTTCCCTCTTTGTAAATGAATCCTCTTGATTCACGCCCCTTGGCGCCCCAGTGGAGCCCTCAGTATAGAACCTAGCAGACATTATTCCACGATTAAGCCTGATAGAACGCGTTATAGTAGACCTTGTCAACATCTGGAAATATTTATCTTTcagaaattattttatacTAGCTTCTCTGATGAGTTTCCCCAGTCTTATTCCTGTTTTCCCTTGactttttatatatgttgTTTGTCGCTATATATATTCGCGGACGAATAATTAGTCCGCACGTGTAATATTTCGGTCAATTTGGAAAACAAGCTTGGAAATTAGAATCATACTGATTGGCGGTCAACACCCACCTCGTGAAAGGCGTTACGATTCTTCATAGCATGATTATGGTATGAAGAATGACGTTATTGGAACTTCCGATGTTTGATCATTAATTGGAAGCTTTTGTTTATGTCAGATGTATCTGGGGTAACCACTTAGATGGTATCGGACTTGCTCTTATATGTACGTGTGATAAGATAAAATCTTGTAGTATTGTGTTATTGTTACGCAAGGTTATTGGACACTCTGATAGCCTGGTTATGGGGTTACTATAGCAGCTGGGCTCGCAATTCCACATTTTATCcatatatacaatttttataataaGGCAAAAggcagaaaaaaaaagaggcATACAAGAGATCAACACATGCTCCACTGTATAGTAAGAGTCATATTATCATGTTGAGAAGTGTAAGATATCTCAATACTGCAGTCAAGGATTCAACTATCAAtgattatttgaaagatacCTTAAAATTTATAGTGATACCACTTCACCATAATATGAATTTTATCTATTTTAAACATACTAATGACTTGCTTAATAAGAAATCCAAGCTGATAGCGACGGAAAACTGGCTAATTCAAAAGACAATCAAAATGTGGaacaaattagaaaaatcaGATAATAAGGTTAGTCAGAAATTCGTTAAATTAATGCAAAGTTTAATTGACAAGGTTTCAATAGATGAAAAGACATTGATGTCTATACCGGGTGAAAGTTATCTCCTGAAGAGAACAAAGGAATTGGGACCGCTGACAAGTAAACAGTACAAAAATTCGAACTCtcctttgaaaataaagctAATCAAAGTATACTATCCATCTAATAGAATATCAAAGGTTGATCTAACGAACAAACTGACCGCATTGCACCAAAATGGGCTGAAGTTGCATCGAAGAAGATTGTGGCAATGTCTTATAGGTATACCGTTGACCTTTCCCATTATACTAATACCGATAATACCCAATCTACCAGGTTTTTACCTAACTTATAGGGCATACTGTAATTTTAAAGCGTATCTGGGCGCTAAACATTTGAAATCTATCATGGAAGACGAGCTACTTGAATATTCCAATTTGAAGGAGTATTCAAGACTACTTGCTCAAGACGCCAATGTCAATATAGATACCATCACAAGACTATTAGAAATCGATGAGCTGCAAAAATTTCTAACGACACACGTGAcgaaaaatgaaaagtcTTAATAACTGCTccagaaaaatatttttcgTTGGACTGTTTTCGCTCGTGCCAAACATCTGTGCATTCTCCAACATCTGTACATTTTTGCGCCGTTCTGtaactctttttttaaaatggGATATTTCCGAGATagaaaatggaaatatCACCACCACAGATTGGATCTCGTACGTGtgtgatttttttttcacgGACGCAACAAGGGGATGCCATGTTACCCGAAGTTTGTATCAAGCTCTGTGGAGGGACTCGGGATAATCGATCCAATCGATCCAACTCCCATGAATATTTAAACACTTAGTGTAAGgcattcttttcaattgatatttCCATCCActaatttattataattttaacTTATTCTCATTTAAGATCTTTAGAAATCCATAATGAGAGCTAAGTGGAGAAAGAAGAGAGTTAGAAGACTTAAGAGAAAGAGACGGAAGGTGAGAGCTAGATCCAAATAAGCGAACTGAGAAATtaatttaaattcaatttcttttaacTATTTGGTCTATCATGCTTAAATGCAAAACCTCATGTCAtcaatcttttgaaatgttatatattttataatgaATTGTATAACTTTTAATAAATGACAATTTTATGTTCGCAAATATGATTTAACCTTTTGAATGAGAATTGACGTTGGTGGCTCaatcaaaattacaaaaggcaaaacaattttgaaaccacTCAACCGCGGTAGTCTCTTCACGGTCGTTATTGTCTATTTCATTTGTTTGCTGTTGATACCTTCTTATAGTTTCAACATATTTTGGTGGTATGGGAACATTGTAGTATGATTTGTACacatcttcaatattattgatacATAAATTGTCAATGTTTTCCTGTTCAGTTACGGTCACCGGTTCTGCAATTGGTGTCAAAGAATTGTTCTCTAATCTTGCTGATAACTTGAAGGACTCATTGTCATTACCATACAGTATGACTATATTATCGTTACTAGAGTTTTTTGTTTTAAACCATGTCTTGAAATGCGTGGGAGTCTTCAATTGATATGGATGTGTATTATTTATTGCCATTATGGTACCATTATGAGAAGATATAGATGGATACCAtttaatcaaattattttccatttttgtAGTAAATCTatcgtcatcttcaaaaaatttcttgctttgaacttctttcaataactcTTTGATAGTCGGGATGGACGTTCCTGGGATATTCGACATCCTTTCCATATTATTCTCATTTCTTTCCATTACTACCTTTATTAGTGGAATATTTTCGCTAAATAACTTGTGTGACACACACAATACTGTATTACTAGTCACAAACTTTTTATTGAAAGGAAGACTTAAAACATACTGGCAGCACATGCTTCATTCTATGATCACATAAGGCAGGCTATATACCACCATGGCGCTTAGTAGCCTATAATATTGATCTTCCGATAGCAACTCCTTACATAAATCGTTGTAAGCTTAGTGCAGTGTGATTACCTGCAAACTCGAAGTCAGAATGATTGAATCACAACAGCATACCAATATTTCAAGTTATATTTCTTCTATACGGTGATAATTTAGGACCGCAAGTGAATTTGATATCCCTCCATTCTCGTGGCCCATTGCCAAGTACGTAAGTTTGTACCATAGAACAGGGTAGAAGCAATTACAGAAACACTGTTTGGAGGCTACATATATGCTGTTCACTATATGGCACTCCTCTTCCAGTACATCTGACATAGGCAAAGTAATTTGCTGGGCCTGCAGTTGCTCTCAAGAGGGATTATTATAATATTACATCAAGAGGCCTCCACAAAGGCACACATCGCAAGCTCGCCGGGGTAGAGCCCTCTCGTGTAACCAGCTATCATATTCTTGGAGGCCATTAGAAAGCTAGCACTGTTTATATAAGTTCTAAACTGACAAAGAGCTCGGCGGCTAAAAATATGCATGAAAACTTTGTTCATCACGTGATGTAAGACCATTTGTTACCCAGCATCAGGTAGTTGATAATCACGTGATATTTTCCCGATTTTCAATGTATAGTAGGAAAACTATTTAGGAATTATGTAAGATAATAAACAGAATTCACTCTTGCGAACCCTATAAGCTTGTCACTTTTGAGCGGTATCTTCTCAATATTTAAGCATTGGAAGTAGAAGCATGGCATCTTCAGTTATTAAAGAGGTTTTCAAAGTCACATCTGATGCAGCCAATGTCCCATTTAACTATACATTAATCGAATTAGGTGTCACCGATTTCTCAAAAGATGACGTTGACTCAATTCTTTTGTATCAATTGACAGAAAATAGTCAGCTTCTACAGCCTTTTGACTATCTTAATGCCTCTTATGAGCGCTATGAAAAGCAGAGAAGGTTAAATAAGAACCTGATCGCATCAGACAAAGCGATAAGTGGattgtttgaaaatattgacaAATTGATAGTGGGTTACGGGCTAGTTACTTTCCAAGTGGAGGATTTTGCAATCAATGGAAACTTCACCAACTacatcaaaaatattgtaacAAGATCTAATGACTACACAAATTTTCTATCACATATTATTCGAAGAGCGATTGTAGAAGATTCTCTATTGgagtttttgaataatttcttcCCTGTGcttttgaattatttaaCCGGTCAATTGGAGTCCTTTGACTTAAATGATTCTAATATCTACAATAATGTAATCGAAATTTTCGAACTCTTCGTTAATTACAAACCAGTTGCCTCTATATTCACCCAAATTAACACATTTTATCCTCATTACAGCTGTCAGGCTAATGagtttgaaaagaagacaTTGTTGGGTCCACTTTTAGCCCTTTCACCCTTGGCCAGCAACGTTGCCCTGCGTAACTATGGTGATAACTTGGAGAGATCTAAGCAGCAAACTAAAATAATTCATGAATCTCTCCAAACCGAACATAAAGTAGTGGTGGACAGgttatttttcatcatgGATAAGATTATAAGAGGTTCTCTAGAGTCACGTACTGGGGTAATCAGTTATTGGTCTCAAATTGTTAataaaaatcatttaaGAAGGGGCGAGCATGCCTCACAAGCTAAATTAGCTTCAAATGCCTTTATGACAAATATTGCATTAATCTTAATTAAATTCTCACAGCCTTTCCTAGACGTTTCgtacaagaaaattgaCAAAATCGATGTCAATTATTTCAACAATCtgaatttatatattgatCTTTCCAATGAAACTCGTCTCAATTCtgatttcaaagaagcTGATGAATTTTATGATAAAAACAAGAaggatgatgaaaattgtAAACCAAATTTTATCTCTGACTGTTTCTTTTTAACTTTAACTTACCTACATTATGGTATTGGTGGTACAATCTTATTTGACGAAAAGATAACAACTCAAATCAAGAGAATAAAAGAGGAAGTTGAAAGGGTGAAGAAAGTTAGTAACCTTAACCCATTgttaaataatttcattaatcttcaagttaaaaatttggaaaagtCGTTAAGCTTGACTTCAAGCctgaaatcttcattacAAGGGTTTTTTTCTCATAGATACATTCAATTAGAGATTTTCGATTTTGTTTGTGGTGCTTCAACATTCTTAATGAGAGTTATTGATCCAAGTCACCAATTCCCATCCAAAGCATTCGATTTGCCCCTGATCCCGGACCAGATAGGCTTCGAAAATGTCGATAATGCAGAATATTTGCGCTCAAAAGCACCTATCCCATTTAAATACTATCCAGAATTTGTCGTCGAAGGCTTAATTAACTATACACAGTCTATCACCAAATTTGCAAATTCTCctcttttccaaaatcCAAGATTAAGTTCATTTGTGGAACTGGGGACTACCATTTTGCGCTGTCCTGAATTGGTCTCTAATCCTCACTTGAAAGGTAAATTAGTCCAAGTGTTGAGTATTGGTGCTTTACCTTTGATGGATAATTCACCTGGTTTTATGATTCCAATATTcgaaaataatgatttgGTACGTAAAAACCTATTATATGCATTGTTAGATTTTTATGTCATAGTGGAGAAAACAGGTTCATCATCTCAATTTTACGACAAATTCAATGCCAGATACAGTATATCGATAATATTGGAAGAATTATACTACAAAATTCCAATGTATAAGAAACAATTAATATGGCAATCCAAAAATAATCCAGATTTCTTTATTAGGTTTATAGCTAGAATGTTGAATGACTTAACGTTTTTATTGGATGAAGGTTTAACCAATCTATCAGAGGTGCATAATGTCAGCAATCAGTTAAATAATAGTACAGCGACAGATACAAATGATTCGAATATTCAGGATTTACAAGGTAGGTTGGCCGCTGCACAAAGGCAGGCTAAATCATCATGTGGTCTTGCTGCTAAATCGATGACgttgtttcaaatatacACTAAGGACATTCCAGCTGCTTTTGCAAGTGCCGAGTTGGTGGATAGATTGGCCAGCATGCTAAATTACAACTTAGAATCACTCGTTGGTCCTAAATGTGGTGGACTAAAAGTGAAGGATCCTGAACAGTACTCATTCAATCCAAAGGAATTATTAGAAGCACTTTGTACAGTTTATATCAATTTATCAGATGAGAGCGAGTTTATTAGCGCAGTAGCCAGAGATACTAGATCTTTTAACAAAGATCTATTTATTAGGGCTATTAATATTCTTGGCAAGAAGACGGGCTTGGTATCAGATGATTTTTGTAatgcattatttgattttgcaaGGAAGGCACAAGAGAGGAAGGACagtgaagaagaggaagatttAGAATATGGAGATGTACCTGATGAATTCTTAGATCCGTTGATGTACACTATAATGAAAGATCCTGTAACATTACCTGCATCTAGGGTGAATATCGATAGAAGTACGATTAAAGCACATCTTTTAAGTGATTCTACGGATCCTTTCAATAGAATGCCATTGAAATTGGAGGATGTGATTCctaatgatgaattaaagCAAAGAATCCTTGAATTTAAGAAtgggaagaaaaaagagaaggCCAACGCCTGATATAAAATATGATTATATACAGTTTTTAAgattcatttaaattttcaactcTTTTAGTGATATTGTAAATGTTATTAGATTATTCTTTCATGCTAGTATGaactatatataaaaagatcTAAAATGTGAAATATAACATTAAACTTAAGCCTTGATGGCGTACTTTCTTTGTGGGAAAGCGATTtgcttctttctttgcTTTTCAGTGATTCTGGAGGCTTCGAACTTAGTTAACTTTCTTCTTAAAGCTCTGGTCTTCTTGGCTCTTAAGTCCTTTGGTTGGTACTTCTTACCCTTGTATAATTCTCTAACAGCATTTCTTTGTTGTTCGTTGATGATAGTTAAGACACGGGCGATGTTCTTTCTGACAGTCTTAATCTTTGGTAAAGATGGTCTggataatttttgaacctTTAATTCGGCTAATTCCTTCTTTAAGTCAATTAATTGggattctaattcatcctTAGACTTAGTTCTTAGTTCGTAACCCTTTAAACCGGCCATTTTGTCAATAGATCTACTGTAACTGTATTGGATTTTGAACTTTCATTATAGCTTGCactattgaaatttcaccAGTATTTCAACTAGCTCAATCTCTCGATGCGACGCATCCGACAAATGCATGCCCACTTTCCCAAGTTTGAAAAGTCGGCTTGTccaccaaaattttttcgCCCTCTTTAAAAATTTAggaaaataagaaatttttctcaaaaataaacaacCTACCCGGTGTCTGGGGGTTATATGCTGATACACTGTCAGTTATGGGTGCACCAGCAAAATTAGCAGTCAAAGGAaagtttgttttttttctcttcagTGGCTCAGAATAATAATGTATGGTGGGATCAAGAGAGTGTAGTtgtttatcaaattgaagttGATATGGTCAATTGGTTTGACATTGTAACATATGTAGTATATAATCACTGTTGTAGACAGCTTATTTTTtagattttaaaaaaaagaagttaATATTATTCTTGAAGTGCAATATTTATTAACAAAAAGGAGGCTTTATACTATTATGTTCAAAGAATAACATTTTTAATAGCACATCGTAACGCATAAAGATATATGAGAGATACTCAAGGAATTTGACATAGAAAGGGGGgattgaaaagataaaagaaaGTAATAAGAAGATaacaaaacaaaattagaaagaaaagatcaCAGatccatttttcattacattattctctattttttttaatttcctGCTTCCTATGATTGGTTCTTTAAGTTGTTACTTAACCATTCTAAACCTTCATATAAACCTTCACCAGAGGTAGCACATGTAGATTGAATGAACCATGGTCTGTTCTTGATAGAATGTAAACctaatttttcagtgaTTTCAGCAGCGGACATAGCTTCTGGTAAATCTTGCTTGTTAGCAAAGACTAACCAGACTGCGTTTCTTAATTCATCTTCGTTCAACATTCTTTGCATGACCTCTCTGGCTTCACCAATACGAGATCTATCGTTGGA encodes:
- the RPL35A gene encoding 60S ribosomal protein uL29 (similar to Saccharomyces cerevisiae RPL35A (YDL191W) and RPL35B (YDL136W); ancestral locus Anc_7.306), which gives rise to MAGLKGYELRTKSKDELESQLIDLKKELAELKVQKLSRPSLPKIKTVRKNIARVLTIINEQQRNAVRELYKGKKYQPKDLRAKKTRALRRKLTKFEASRITEKQRKKQIAFPQRKYAIKA
- the KAFR0L01260 gene encoding uncharacterized protein (similar to Saccharomyces cerevisiae YDL186W; ancestral locus Anc_7.301), with amino-acid sequence MCCQYVLSLPFNKKFVTSNTVLCVSHKLFSENIPLIKVVMERNENNMERMSNIPGTSIPTIKELLKEVQSKKFFEDDDRFTTKMENNLIKWYPSISSHNGTIMAINNTHPYQLKTPTHFKTWFKTKNSSNDNIVILYGNDNESFKLSARLENNSLTPIAEPVTVTEQENIDNLCINNIEDVYKSYYNVPIPPKYVETIRRYQQQTNEIDNNDREETTAVEWFQNCFAFCNFD
- the UFD2 gene encoding ubiquitin-ubiquitin ligase UFD2 (similar to Saccharomyces cerevisiae UFD2 (YDL190C); ancestral locus Anc_7.305), with the translated sequence MASSVIKEVFKVTSDAANVPFNYTLIELGVTDFSKDDVDSILLYQLTENSQLLQPFDYLNASYERYEKQRRLNKNLIASDKAISGLFENIDKLIVGYGLVTFQVEDFAINGNFTNYIKNIVTRSNDYTNFLSHIIRRAIVEDSLLEFLNNFFPVLLNYLTGQLESFDLNDSNIYNNVIEIFELFVNYKPVASIFTQINTFYPHYSCQANEFEKKTLLGPLLALSPLASNVALRNYGDNLERSKQQTKIIHESLQTEHKVVVDRLFFIMDKIIRGSLESRTGVISYWSQIVNKNHLRRGEHASQAKLASNAFMTNIALILIKFSQPFLDVSYKKIDKIDVNYFNNLNLYIDLSNETRLNSDFKEADEFYDKNKKDDENCKPNFISDCFFLTLTYLHYGIGGTILFDEKITTQIKRIKEEVERVKKVSNLNPLLNNFINLQVKNLEKSLSLTSSLKSSLQGFFSHRYIQLEIFDFVCGASTFLMRVIDPSHQFPSKAFDLPLIPDQIGFENVDNAEYLRSKAPIPFKYYPEFVVEGLINYTQSITKFANSPLFQNPRLSSFVELGTTILRCPELVSNPHLKGKLVQVLSIGALPLMDNSPGFMIPIFENNDLVRKNLLYALLDFYVIVEKTGSSSQFYDKFNARYSISIILEELYYKIPMYKKQLIWQSKNNPDFFIRFIARMLNDLTFLLDEGLTNLSEVHNVSNQLNNSTATDTNDSNIQDLQGRLAAAQRQAKSSCGLAAKSMTLFQIYTKDIPAAFASAELVDRLASMLNYNLESLVGPKCGGLKVKDPEQYSFNPKELLEALCTVYINLSDESEFISAVARDTRSFNKDLFIRAINILGKKTGLVSDDFCNALFDFARKAQERKDSEEEEDLEYGDVPDEFLDPLMYTIMKDPVTLPASRVNIDRSTIKAHLLSDSTDPFNRMPLKLEDVIPNDELKQRILEFKNGKKKEKANA
- the MRX19 gene encoding Mrx19p (similar to Saccharomyces cerevisiae YDL183C; ancestral locus Anc_7.298), which gives rise to MLRSVRYLNTAVKDSTINDYLKDTLKFIVIPLHHNMNFIYFKHTNDLLNKKSKLIATENWLIQKTIKMWNKLEKSDNKVSQKFVKLMQSLIDKVSIDEKTLMSIPGESYLLKRTKELGPLTSKQYKNSNSPLKIKLIKVYYPSNRISKVDLTNKLTALHQNGLKLHRRRLWQCLIGIPLTFPIILIPIIPNLPGFYLTYRAYCNFKAYLGAKHLKSIMEDELLEYSNLKEYSRLLAQDANVNIDTITRLLEIDELQKFLTTHVTKNEKS
- the KAFR0L01240 gene encoding ATPase inhibitor (similar to Saccharomyces cerevisiae INH1 (YDL181W) and STF1 (YDL130W-A); ancestral locus Anc_7.294), with translation MLTRSTITRSIRLNRGIMSARFYTEGSTGAPRGVNQEDSFTKREKMNEDYFIKQHEREQLRNLRQQLKEHKKKLDNLESKINDMQK